A region from the Indicator indicator isolate 239-I01 chromosome 4, UM_Iind_1.1, whole genome shotgun sequence genome encodes:
- the FBXO33 gene encoding F-box only protein 33 isoform X1 → MLLFLSQEPEARPGPPLPPPVVAAAAAGLGPAPGMSVCRETVGAGSLPSELVVHIFSFLAGPDRLRASAACSHWRECLFYPALWPRLRLSLRVSPAERPRLEFLMRKCGWFVRELRVQFAADNYPSGGGGGGAAAAVAGEGVAAAGDGETPPLCPRWLDLLRTYLELVLCVLSSVRNNRNLQKLSLFGDISILQQHGSISNTYLGKVDPDGKKIKQIQQLFEEILGNSRQLKWLSCGFMLQIVTPTSLSSLSNPIANTMEHLSLLDNHIPGNTTLITAVELERFVNLRSLALDFCDFTAEMARVLSDSNHVPLHRLSLLVHSVSIMHKSLDSMPEDENWKALTRNSANLRVYIMAFDVKSDDMLRILKPSIPLERIHFDSYITCVSGAVVDLISRQYDKFLTHFILMNDVIDMSGFPDLSDNRNEDPLVLLAWRCTRLSLLAVHGYTVWAHNLIAIARLRGSDLKVLEVTEESIDFDQGELADQDVDPVHNLIEQVSLGLGRPWHAVMDIELLSVFTEPTRHFYREMQSFSEGI, encoded by the exons atgttgttgtttttgtcgCAGGAGCCGGAGGCGAGGCCGgggccgccgctgccgccgcctgTGGTCGCCGCAGCAGCAGCGGGGCTCGGGCCGGCGCCGGGCATGTCGGTGTGCAGGGAGACGGTGGGCGCCGGCTCCCTGCCCAGCGAGCTAGTGGTCCACATCTTCTCCTTCCTGGCGGGCCCCGACCGGCTGCGGGCCTCGGCCGCCTGCTCGCACTGGCGGGAATGCCTGTTCTACCCGGCCCTCTGGCCGCGCCTCCGCCTCAGCCTCCGCGTCTCGCCGGCCGAGCGCCCGCGCCTCGAGTTCCTCATGCGCAAGTGTGGCTGGTTCGTCCGTGAGCTCCGCGTACAGTTCGCCGCCGACAACTACCccagcggcggcggcggagggggggcggcggcggccgtGGCGGGCGAGGGCGTCGCGGCGGCGGGCGACGGGGAGACGCCGCCCCTGTGCCCGCGCTGGCTCGACTTACTGAGGACCTACCTGGAGCTGGTGCTGTGCGTCCTGAGCAGCGTCCGTAACAACAG GAACCTCCAGAAGTTAAGTCTCTTTGGGGATATAAGCATTCTGCAGCAACATGGAAGTATATCAAATACATACCTCGGCAAGGTTGACCCTGATGGCAAGAAGATTAAGCA AATCCAGCAGCTGTTTGAAGAGATACTAGGCAATAGCAGGCAATTGAAATGGCTGTCTTGTGGGTTTATGCTGCAAATAGTAACTCCCACATCATTGTCCTCCTTATCAAACCCCATAGCCAACACCATGGAACATCTGAGCCTCTTGGACAACCACATCCCTGGTAATACCACTCTCATCACTGCGGTTGAGTTGGAGCGCTTTGTAAATCTGCGTTCTCTTGCTTTggatttctgtgattttacagCTGAGATGGCAAGAGTCCTGTCTGACAGCAACCATGTGCCTTTGCATCGACTGTCTCTCCTGGTCCATAGTGTTTCCATAATGCACAAGTCACTGGACAGTATGCCAGAAGATGAGAACTGGAAGGCACTGACTCGCAACAGCGCTAATCTTCGGGTCTATATAATGGCCTTTGATGTCAAGAGTGATGATATGTTAAGGATTCTTAAGCCCAGTATCCCCCTAGAGAGGATTCACTTTGACAGCTACATCACTTGCGTTTCAGGGGCTGTTGTTGACCTCATATCCAGGCAGTATGACAAGTTCCTCACTCATTTTATTCTGATGAATGATGTGATAGATATGTCTGGTTTCCCAGATCTTAGTGACAACCGGAATGAAGATCCACTTGTCTTGTTAGCCTGGAGGTGCACCAGACTGTCTCTTCTAGCTGTTCATG GTTACACAGTTTGGGCTCATAATCTTATAGCAATTGCTCGTCTTCGTGGCTCTGACTTGAAAGTTCTGGAAGTCACAGAGGAAAGCATCGATTTTGACCAAGGAGAACTGGCTGATCAGGATGTGGATCCAGTACACAATCTCATTGAGCAAGTATCTCTCGGTTTGGGTCGACCTTGGCATGCAGTCATGGACATAGAGCTGCTCAGTGTCTTCACTGAGCCAACCCGTCACTTCTACAGAGAGATGCAGAGCTTCAGCGAGGGCATTTAG
- the ZNF410 gene encoding zinc finger protein 410 — protein MLSDELESKPELLVQFVQNTSIPLGQGLVESEPKDITCLSLLPVTETSECNRLMLPDDERDLTSPSHTNSSKDISSSAVLRSLQVNVGPDGEETRAQNVQKSPELLSTPETSSLLQDLQPSDSTSFILLNLTRAGLGSPAEHLVFVQDEAEDSGNDFLSHDSTDSSTPWFLRVQELAHDSLIAATRAQLAKNAKASNNGENVHLCSGDGQQKDSSPIPHLSRVERKLKCTVEGCDRTFVWPAHFKYHLKTHRNDRSFTCPAEGCGKSFYVLQRLKVHMRTHNGEKPFVCTELGCGKQFTTAGNLKNHLRIHTGEKPFLCEAQGCGRSFAEYSSLRKHLVVHSGVKPHQCQICGKTFSQSGSRNVHMRKHHSRVGTAGSREREQPESLMGSSLLEESTVHSKNLISMNSQPSLGVESLHLPDTESIIGVEEGETSCSFFRPLICGD, from the exons ATGTTATCGGATGAGTTAGAATCCAAACCTGAG ctgctggTTCAGTTTGTTCAGAACACTTCTATTCCACTGGGGCAAGGGCTGGTGGAATCAGAGCCAAAAGACATCACctgtctttctctccttcctgttACTGAGACCTCAGAATGCAACAGACTCATGTTGCCAG ATGATGAAAGAGATCTCACTTCTCCAAGTCACACTAATTCTTCCAAAGATATTTCTTCATCTGCTGTCTTGAGAAGTCTTCAGGTAAATGTGGGCCCTGATGGAGAAGAAACAAGGGCACAGAATGTACAGAAATCACCTGAACTTCTGTCAACTCCAGAGACTTCCAGTTTATTGCAAGACCTccagcccagtgacagcacttCATTTATTCTTCTCAATCTAACAAGAGCAG GGCTGGGGTCTCCAGCAGAGCACTTGGTGTTTGTTCAAGATGAAGCAGAAGATTCTGGGAATGACTTTCTCTCTCATGATAGCACAGACAGCAGTACTCCATGGTTCCTGCGAGTGCAAGAATTGGCCCATGACAGTTTGATTGCTGCCACTCGGGCACAGCTTGCTAAGAATGCCAAAGCAAGCAATAATG GTGAAAATGTTCATCTTTGCTCAGGAGATGGGCAGCAGAAAGACTCTAGCCCCATTCCTCATTTATCTCGTGTGGAAAGGAAGCTGAAGTGCACAGTTGAGGGCTGTGACCGGACATTTGTGTGGCCAGCTCACTTCAAGTATCACCTGAAAACACATCG GAACGACCGCTCCTTCACCTGCCCAGCAGAAGGCTGTGGAAAAAGTTTCTACGTCTTGCAGAGGCTGAAGGTGCACATGAGAACTCACAATGGTGAAAAACCCTTTGTGTGCACAGAACTGGGCTGTGGGAAACAGTTCACGACCGCTGGAAATCTGAAGAACCACCTCCGAATTCACACTG GGGAAAAACCCTTTCTGTGTGAGGCACAGGGATGCGGTCGCTCCTTTGCTGAATACTCCAGCCTTCGGAAACATTTGGTTGTCCACTCAG GAGTGAAGCCCCATCAGTGCCAAATTTGTGGGAAGACATTTTCCCAGAGTGGTAGCAGAAACGTGCATATGAGGAAACATCACTCCCGAGTTGgaacagctggcagcagggagcgAGAACAGCCAG AATCACTGATGGGCAGCAGTTTGCTGGAAGAATCTACAGTGCATAGTAAGAATCTCATCTCCATGAACTCTCAGCCCAGCCTTGGTGTTGAGTCTCTGCACCTGCCAGATACTGAGTCTATTATTGGAGTAGAGGAGGGTGAGACCAGCT
- the FBXO33 gene encoding F-box only protein 33 isoform X2: MSVCRETVGAGSLPSELVVHIFSFLAGPDRLRASAACSHWRECLFYPALWPRLRLSLRVSPAERPRLEFLMRKCGWFVRELRVQFAADNYPSGGGGGGAAAAVAGEGVAAAGDGETPPLCPRWLDLLRTYLELVLCVLSSVRNNRNLQKLSLFGDISILQQHGSISNTYLGKVDPDGKKIKQIQQLFEEILGNSRQLKWLSCGFMLQIVTPTSLSSLSNPIANTMEHLSLLDNHIPGNTTLITAVELERFVNLRSLALDFCDFTAEMARVLSDSNHVPLHRLSLLVHSVSIMHKSLDSMPEDENWKALTRNSANLRVYIMAFDVKSDDMLRILKPSIPLERIHFDSYITCVSGAVVDLISRQYDKFLTHFILMNDVIDMSGFPDLSDNRNEDPLVLLAWRCTRLSLLAVHGYTVWAHNLIAIARLRGSDLKVLEVTEESIDFDQGELADQDVDPVHNLIEQVSLGLGRPWHAVMDIELLSVFTEPTRHFYREMQSFSEGI, encoded by the exons ATGTCGGTGTGCAGGGAGACGGTGGGCGCCGGCTCCCTGCCCAGCGAGCTAGTGGTCCACATCTTCTCCTTCCTGGCGGGCCCCGACCGGCTGCGGGCCTCGGCCGCCTGCTCGCACTGGCGGGAATGCCTGTTCTACCCGGCCCTCTGGCCGCGCCTCCGCCTCAGCCTCCGCGTCTCGCCGGCCGAGCGCCCGCGCCTCGAGTTCCTCATGCGCAAGTGTGGCTGGTTCGTCCGTGAGCTCCGCGTACAGTTCGCCGCCGACAACTACCccagcggcggcggcggagggggggcggcggcggccgtGGCGGGCGAGGGCGTCGCGGCGGCGGGCGACGGGGAGACGCCGCCCCTGTGCCCGCGCTGGCTCGACTTACTGAGGACCTACCTGGAGCTGGTGCTGTGCGTCCTGAGCAGCGTCCGTAACAACAG GAACCTCCAGAAGTTAAGTCTCTTTGGGGATATAAGCATTCTGCAGCAACATGGAAGTATATCAAATACATACCTCGGCAAGGTTGACCCTGATGGCAAGAAGATTAAGCA AATCCAGCAGCTGTTTGAAGAGATACTAGGCAATAGCAGGCAATTGAAATGGCTGTCTTGTGGGTTTATGCTGCAAATAGTAACTCCCACATCATTGTCCTCCTTATCAAACCCCATAGCCAACACCATGGAACATCTGAGCCTCTTGGACAACCACATCCCTGGTAATACCACTCTCATCACTGCGGTTGAGTTGGAGCGCTTTGTAAATCTGCGTTCTCTTGCTTTggatttctgtgattttacagCTGAGATGGCAAGAGTCCTGTCTGACAGCAACCATGTGCCTTTGCATCGACTGTCTCTCCTGGTCCATAGTGTTTCCATAATGCACAAGTCACTGGACAGTATGCCAGAAGATGAGAACTGGAAGGCACTGACTCGCAACAGCGCTAATCTTCGGGTCTATATAATGGCCTTTGATGTCAAGAGTGATGATATGTTAAGGATTCTTAAGCCCAGTATCCCCCTAGAGAGGATTCACTTTGACAGCTACATCACTTGCGTTTCAGGGGCTGTTGTTGACCTCATATCCAGGCAGTATGACAAGTTCCTCACTCATTTTATTCTGATGAATGATGTGATAGATATGTCTGGTTTCCCAGATCTTAGTGACAACCGGAATGAAGATCCACTTGTCTTGTTAGCCTGGAGGTGCACCAGACTGTCTCTTCTAGCTGTTCATG GTTACACAGTTTGGGCTCATAATCTTATAGCAATTGCTCGTCTTCGTGGCTCTGACTTGAAAGTTCTGGAAGTCACAGAGGAAAGCATCGATTTTGACCAAGGAGAACTGGCTGATCAGGATGTGGATCCAGTACACAATCTCATTGAGCAAGTATCTCTCGGTTTGGGTCGACCTTGGCATGCAGTCATGGACATAGAGCTGCTCAGTGTCTTCACTGAGCCAACCCGTCACTTCTACAGAGAGATGCAGAGCTTCAGCGAGGGCATTTAG